In Natronococcus sp. AD-5, the genomic window GTTCGTCGGTCGGGAACTCCATCATCTCGGTCCAGCCGTGATTATAGAAGTCGAAGTTGGCCTGGACGTGCGTGATCTCGCGCGCTTCCGCCTCCGAGTACCCCTCCTGGAGCGCGCGCAGGTAGGCGTCCATCGTCGCGTCGAAGAAGGCGTCGAGCCGATCCGTTCGCTCCCCGGCGTGGGCCGGATCGGCCTTCTTCGTGAAGATTTTCGTGTGTAGCTTGACGAGGCCGGATTTGGCGACCGAGCGGACGACCGGCGTCTCGAGTGCCTTGCGGGACGCGAAGTGACGCGCGTTCTGACGGATCTTCATGGCGGGACGTAGGGAGGCGATCCTCAAGAGCGGTTCGGAGGGAGCGACGGTGAAGGACAGCCGCGGGTACTTCAGATTGTCGGCTGTTCGTCGAACGACCCCGACGAATCCAATCCGCTGATTCGAAGCCGACGGTATAGTGTACGAATGTTGGGATAGGCTGGCATGACACAGAAAATAGACGAGATAGCAATCCACTTTAACCCGCATTACGAACGGTCACGGTATGACCGAGTACGTCATCATCGGTGACGGGATCTCGGGCAGTTCCGCTGCCGAGACCCTTCGGGAGGAAGACCCGGAGTCTTCGATTACCGTGATCACCGATGAGGGGGAGCCACTGTATAATCGGATTCTGATCAAAGAGCACGCGAAAGGGAAGCTTCCAGAGGCACCGATCTCGATCCACGACGAGGAGTGGTACGAGGACCGCGATATCGATCTCTCGCTCAACACTCACGTTACCGGCGTCGATACCGACGCGAAGACGATTCATACTCACGAGGGTGCAGACATCTCCTACGACAAACTGCTGATCGCGACCGGCGGGACGCCGACGCAACTGCCCGTCGAGGACAGCGACGCCGAGGGGATCCACCACTTCTGGACGTTCCAGGACGCTCGAAACATCCGCGAGAGCGCGGAGGCCGCCGAGAAGGGCGTCGTCGTCGGTGCCGGGCTCCTGGGGATCGACTTCGCCGCCGTCTGCGGCGCACAGGGCGTCGAAGGCCACTACCTCATGCGCGGCGACCGCTGGTGGCGCTACGCGCTCTCCGCCGACGGCGCGGAGATCATGCACGAGGGAATGCGCGATAAGGGCGTCGAACCGGTCTTCGACAGCGGCGTCGATCACTTCGAGACCGACGACGACGGTAGCGTCACCGCCGCCGTCGACCCCAACGGCGAGCGCTACGAGTGCGACTTCGCGGGCGTCGCGATCGGCCTCACCTTCAACATCGAGTTCCTCGGCGACATCGGACTCGAGCAGGACAACGGCATCGTCGTCGACGAGTACATGCAGACGAACCTCGAGGACGTCTACGCGGCCGGCGACATCACCCGCTTCTACGACGTGCTGCTCGGCGAGCAGGCCCAGAACGGCTCGTGGGGCTCCGCGAAGGAGCAGGGCCGCGTCGCCGGCGTCAACATGGCTGCGGACGACGAGGCCGAGCAGTTCGAGTGGGTCTCCTCGTACTCGATCACGCACTTCGACTTCCCGTTTCTCTCCTTCGGTCACCCGACCCTCGGCGACGACCACGCCGAACGGCGGTACAGCGACACCGAGTGGCGCCGCATCGCGTTCAAGGACGGCAGGATCGTCGGCGGCGTCCTCATCGGCGACCTCTCGCCGCAGAGCAAGTACAAACAGCTGATGCGCGAACAGCGCGTCGTCGCCGACCAGAAGGACGTGCTGCTCGAGCAGACCGTCGACCTCGACGACCTCGCGCCG contains:
- a CDS encoding DUF6149 family protein is translated as MKIRQNARHFASRKALETPVVRSVAKSGLVKLHTKIFTKKADPAHAGERTDRLDAFFDATMDAYLRALQEGYSEAEAREITHVQANFDFYNHGWTEMMEFPTDELDAHYDRYREFFDRWDVTIDEPLGQFEPPEGIPDAPSTPEKLDEPEHPYAEGGFADDVYVETEDGELIVGGREEPEGVDVSRAVGVDETAGDEE
- a CDS encoding NAD(P)/FAD-dependent oxidoreductase — translated: MTEYVIIGDGISGSSAAETLREEDPESSITVITDEGEPLYNRILIKEHAKGKLPEAPISIHDEEWYEDRDIDLSLNTHVTGVDTDAKTIHTHEGADISYDKLLIATGGTPTQLPVEDSDAEGIHHFWTFQDARNIRESAEAAEKGVVVGAGLLGIDFAAVCGAQGVEGHYLMRGDRWWRYALSADGAEIMHEGMRDKGVEPVFDSGVDHFETDDDGSVTAAVDPNGERYECDFAGVAIGLTFNIEFLGDIGLEQDNGIVVDEYMQTNLEDVYAAGDITRFYDVLLGEQAQNGSWGSAKEQGRVAGVNMAADDEAEQFEWVSSYSITHFDFPFLSFGHPTLGDDHAERRYSDTEWRRIAFKDGRIVGGVLIGDLSPQSKYKQLMREQRVVADQKDVLLEQTVDLDDLAPPQEQ